In Candidatus Hadarchaeales archaeon, the genomic stretch AACCAACGGTTTGCATTCAGAATTCAGGGGAGGGGGGGGAGCTCTCTCCCTTCTTCTCCTTTCCTTCCTTCTCCTTCTCCTCCGTCTTCACGGCCGCGATAACGTCGTCAATCCTCAAAATCATTTCCGCGGCTTCGCTTGCAGACTTAATGGCCTGGAGCTTAACCCTGAGCGGCTCCACCACTCCCTTTTCCATCATGTCCATGATCTGCCCACTCACCACCTCTATTCCCTTATACTTCCCATCGGGTTTCTCATGCTCTGCACGGAGTTTCACCAAGATGTCGATGGGATCGAGACCGGCATTCTCCGCCAACGTCCTTGGGATGATTTCCAAGGCCTCGGCGAAGGCGTTTACGGCCAGGGCTTCCCTTCCGCCCAGCTCCTTGGAGTAGTCACGGAGTTCCTTCGCCAGCTCCATCTCACAGGCCCCTCCTCCTGGCAGGATCCTCCCATCCTCGAGGGCCACACAGGCCACAGAAACACCATCGTGTACGGCTCTCTCCAGCTCATCCACCACGTGCTCCGTGCCTCCCCTCACGAGAATGGTCACGGCCTTCGGGTCCTTGCATCCCTCCACGAACACCATTTCCTCCCCAGCCACCTTCCTTTCCTCCACCAACTCCGCCGAACCCAAATCGGAGGGACTCAGGTCCTTGAGGCTCATCACCACCCTTCCACCGGTGGCCTCCGCCAGCTTCTGCATGTCGGATTCCTTAACCCTCCTCACGGCCAAGATACCAGCCTTGGCCAGATAGTGCTGGGCCACATCGTCTATACCCTTCTGGCAGAGGACCACGTTGGCGCCCACCCTCTTCACCTGTTCCACCATATCGGCGAGCATCTTCCTCTCCTCATCCAAGAAGCTCTTCAGCTGCTCGGGGTCGGTGATGTTGATCTTCGCATCCGTCTCCGTCTTCTCCACCTCGAAGGCGCTGGCGATGAGGGCTATCTTGGCATTCTTCACCCTCTTGGGCATGCCCGGATGGACCACCTCCTTGTCAAGCACTATACCCTTCACCAGCTGGGAGTCGGAGGAAGAACCACCTATCTTCTTCTCCAGCTTGATCTTGTCCCTATCCGCCTTGATCTTTCCGTTCTCCTCACGGGCTATCTGCCTAGCCGCTTCCACGATGAGGTTCACCAGCTTGTCCCCTTTGATCTCGGATCCCTTGCTACTTATGGAAGTGGCCACGATCTTCTTCAGCGTCTCCACATCATCCTTGGAAATCGGGCGGGCGATTTTCTGCAGGACCTCCTGAGCCTTGGCCGCGGCCTTCCTATAACCGCTGGCAATGACCGTGGCATGGATATCCTGATCCAGGAGTTCCTCCGCCTTCTTCAGTAGTTCCCCCGCCAACACCACGGCCGTGGTGGTCCCATCCCCCGCCTCATCCTCCTGGGTTTTCGCGATCTCCACCATCATCTTGGCGGCGGGGTGCTCCACATCCATCTCCTTCAGGATGGTAACACCATCGTTGGTGATCGTGATGTCCCCCAGACTGTCCACCAACATCTTGTCCATCCCCCGCGGACCTAGGGTGGTGCGAATGGCCTCAGCTATTACCCTGGCTGCCATGATGTTCATGTGCTGGGCATCACGCCCCAAGTACCTGATGGCCTTCTCTGGAAGGACCAGTACGGGAGTACCACCTAGTTGGGCCACCGGCGCTGCCATCTCACCACCTCACAAATTCTTAGAATCAATTAGTGTAGTTAGGGTTTCCCTATAAAAGATTTTCCCCTCGCCCAACCCCTTTCTATTTAAATTTCGGGAGGAAAGATGAAACGTGGACCTCCAAGCCCTCAAAAAGCTTAGCTACGGGTTATATGTACTGACTTCGAAAGACGGGGAAAAGCTCAACGGACAGATCGCTAACACCGTTTTCCAAGTTACCTCCGAGCCCCCACAGGTAGTGGTCTCCGTGAACAAGAAAAACCTCACCCACGAGTTCATCAAGAAAAGCAGGATTTTCGCCGTCTCCATCCTCTCCAAGGAAACCCCTCTGAAGTTCATAGGGCACTTCGGCTTCAAGTCCGGAAGGGAGAAAGACAAGTTCGCCGAGGTGAGGTACAAGATGGGGAAAACGGGGGCACCTCTCATACTAGACCACGCCCTTGCCCACATAGAGGCGGAGGTGGTGGGGGAGATGGATGCGGGCACCCACACCCTCTTCGTGGGGAAGGTGGTGGAGGCGGAAGTGGTGAGGGAGGGAGAACCCATGACCTACGCCCACTACCAAGAGGTGAAGGGTGGGACCACCCCCAAGACCGCGCCATCCTACGTGGAGAAACCGCCCGAGGTGAAGAAGATGGACAAGTACCGGTGCTCCGTCTGCGGGTACCTGTACGATCCGGAGAAGGGAGATCCCGAGGGTGGTATACCACCTGGCACACCTTTCGAGATGTTACCTGAAGGATGGGTCTGCCCCGTATGTGGGGCGGATAAGTCCCTCTTCAGGAAGGTGGAGGTTTGATTCCCAGGGAGATAGCCCCTGGCGTCTACGCCGTGGGGGCAGTGGACTGGGAAAGGAGGCTGTTCGACGGCCTCATTCCCCTGCCACAAGGAACGAGCTACAACTCCTACCTGGTGAGGGGAAAAGGTGGAACGGTACTCCTGGACACGGTGGACCCTTCCAAGCGGGAGGTGCTGCTGGAGAACCTCCGGGAGCTTGAGGTGAAGGAGTTGAACTATGTAGTGGTCCATCACGCCGAGCAGGACCACTCGGGTTCCCTACCGGCGGTGCTCGAGGAGTATCCCGAAGCCAAAGTGCTGGCCCACCCCAAGGGCAAGGAACTATTGCAGCTCCTCCTCCATGTCCCCGGTGAGAGGGTGAGGGAGGTGGGGGACGGGGAAATCCTATCGCTGGGAGACAAGACCTTGCAGTTCTTCCACGCCCCCTGGGTCCACTGGCCCGACACCATGTTCACTTACCTGAAGGAGGAGAGGATCCTCTTCACATGTGACTTCCTTGGCTCCCACCTAGCCACCTCCGCGCTCCAGGCCGATGAAGTAGAGGTTTACCCGGCGGCCAAGAGGTACTACGCCGAAATCATGATGCCCTTCAGGAGCCAGGTGAGGAAGAACCTGGAGAGGGTCAGAGAGCTGGAGGTGAGGCTCATCGCCCCCAGCCATGGGCCCCTACATTTCAACCCGGAGTTCATCCTCAGGGCCTACGAGGACTGGAGCTCCGACGCCTTGAAGAATGAGGTGGTCCTCCCTTACCTTTCCATGCACGGGAGCGTGAAGAGAATGGTGAAACACCTGACGGAAGCTCTGGTGAGGAGAGGAATCACCGTGAAGCCCTTCGACCTCACCGTCACGGATGTGGGTGAGCTGGCCATGGCGCTGGTGGACGCGACCACGCTCCTCGTGGGTTGCCCCACCGTTCTGGGTGGTCCCCATCCCGTGGTCCTTTACGCCGCCCAGCTGGTGGCCGCCCTACGCCCCAAGCTCAGGTTCTTCGGGGTGGTGGGCTCCTACGGGTGGGGAGGCAGGACGTTAGAGGTGCTCTCGGAGGTTCTCTCCAGAACGGGGGCGGAAGCCCTTCCACCCGTCATGATCAAGGGGTATCCCTCGGAAAAGGACCTGAAGGCCTTGGAGGAGCTGGCTGAGCTCGTCGCCAGCAGGCACCGCGGACTGGGGCTGGAGGTGAGCCGATGAACCTGGAGGAGTTCATGAGGGAGATGGTGAGGAGGGAAGAGGAAATCGTGATCTCCCTCAGGGAGAGCCTGGGAAAGATTTCCCACCCTGCCGTGAAGGGGGTGCTGGAGGGGATTTCCCTGGACTCCGTGAAGCATGGGCGCATGTACGAGGCCGCCCTGAAGCTCCTGCATGGGATGAGGGAAGAGGTGAAGGAGGAACAGCTCAGGGAGCAGGAGGAGCTCCTGAGGAAGCACCTGAGATGGGAGGAGGAGCTGTTGGAAAAAATAGATTCCATGCTGCCAGAGGTAAAGGATGAAAAGGTGAGGATGCTCCTGCAGGCCATCCGCGAGGACGAGAGGAGGCATCACCTCCTCCTGAAAAGGGTGATGGAACTCCTCGTGAGGAGGGAAACCGTAACTAGCGAAGATCTCTGGGATCTCCTCTGGAAGAACGTTCCCTTCCACGGTACCCCAGGAGGATGACTCCCCTGAGGGGAAGCCACGCACACCACGGTGCGGGACACGCACACCATCCCGGTGACTTCAAGCGCAGGCTGCTGGTCTCCGTTGCCCTGACCCTACCCGTCCTCCTCCTCTCGGAGATGATCCAGGAATGGGCTGGCTTCAGCCTGAGGATACCCCTGCACGAGGGCGTCATGCTGGTGCTCTCCGGTGTCATCTACTTCTACGGGGGCTGGCCCTTCCTGAAGGGACTGGCGGAAGAGGTGAGGGGGAGAAGACCGGGGATGATGACGCTGGTGGGGACTGCCCTCTCCGTGGCCTTCTTCTATTCTTCCCTCACCCTCCTCAGAGGGGGGGAGGACTTTTTCTGGGAGCTCGCCACGCTGGTGGACCTCATGTTGCTGGGGCACTGGATGGAGGCAAAGAGCCTGCTGGGGGCCTCGAGGGCCCTGGAGAAGCTCGCCAAACTGATGCCCGTCCAGGCCCACCTCCTCGTAGGGGAGGAAATCAGGGAGGTAGCCGTCTCAGAGCTCAAGAAGGGAGACCTGGTACTGGTCAGACCTGGGGAAAAGGTGCCTTCGGATGGAAGGGTGGTGGATGGACTTTCTTCCGTGAACGAGGCCCTTCTCACCGGGGAGTCCAGGCCGGTGCCCAAGCGACCCGGAGACAGGGTAATAGGGGGATCCCTCAACCTGGAGGGCGCCCTGAAGGTGGAGATCGAGAAAACTGGGGAGGAGAGCTACGTGGGCAGGGTCATGGAGATGGTGAGGAGGGCACAGGAGAGCAAGAGCAGAACGCAGGAGCTGGCGGACAGGGCTGCGGCCCTCCTCTTCTACGTCGCCCTAGGAGTGGCCCTGCTCAGCTCCCTCTACTGGTACCTCTCGGGCAGACCCTCCTTCGCTTTCGAGAGAGCGGTGACCGTGATGGTGGTGGCCTGCCCGCACGCGCTCGGTCTGGCCATCCCCCTGGTGGTCTCCCTCTCCACCTCCCTTACCGCCAGGAGGGGAATCCTGGTGAGGGAGAGGAGGGCCTTCGAGAACCTAAGGAAGGTGGGGGTGGTGGTCTTCGACAAAACGGGGACCCTCACCTCTGGAACCCTGGAGGTCTCGGATTACCTTTCCCTCCTCCCGGAGGGAGAACTCCTCTCCCTAACCGCAGGAGTGGAGAAAAATTCCGAGCACCCGATAGCGAAGGCACTCGTGGAGTTCGCCGAGAGGAAAGGAGTGAAGGTGCCGGAGGCGGAGGACTTCCAGGCCCTGCCAGGAAGAGGGGCAAGGGCCAGAGTGCTGGAGAAGGAAGTGTGGGTGGGAGGAGCTACCCTCCTGAGGGAAAGGGGGGTGGAGCCCCCGGAGGAGAAGGAGGAATGGAGGGGCAAGACGGTGGTCCACGTGGTGGTGGAGGGAAAGCCTGCTGGATCCTTCGCCCTCTCCGACAGGGTGAGGGAGGAATCGAAGGAAGCAGTGGAAAGGCTGAAGGAAAAGGGAATGAAGGTCATGATGATCACGGGTGACGGGGAGGAGGCTGCAAGGGAGGTGGCCAGAGAACTGGGGATAGAGGAGTACCGGGCCCAGGCTTCGCCGGAGGAGAAGGCCGCGTGGATAGAGGAGCTGAGGAAAAGGGGAGAGACCGTCGCCATGGTAGGGGACGGGGTGAACGACGCCCCCGCGCTGGTGGCGGCGGATGTGGGCATAGCCATAGGGGCGGGAACGGACGTGGCCGTGGAGAGCGCGGACCTCGTGCTGGTGAGGAACGACCCGCGAGACGTAGCCTACCTGATGGAGTTCTCCCAAAGGAGCTACTCCAAGATGGTTCAGAACCTCTGGTGGGCGGCAGGGTACAACGCCCTCACCATCCCCCTCGCCTCCGGTATGTTCCAGGGATGGGGCCTCACCCTCAGCCCGGCCGTGGGTGCGCTTCTGATGTCCCTGAGCACCATCGTGGTGGCCTTAAACACCCAAACCCTCAGGAGATACGAGCAGGAGGGGGTGGAAGAGACGTTCGTGGACCCCGTCTGCGGAATGGAGGTGGAGCCCTCGAGCGCTGCCGGTAAAGTGGAGTACAAGGGCAGGATGTTCTATTTCTGCTCCAAGCGGTGCGAGGAAACCTTCAGGAAGGATCCGGAGAAATACGCGAAGGGCGGTTAGCTGCAACCTAAATTAGGCTGCGGGAGGAGGAGAGAGGATGACGGTGCTCGGAACCTTCCTCTCCTCCGTCTGGTTCATCCTCCCAGCCTACGCCGCCAACATGACACCCGTGGTGGCGGGGGGAGGGAGGCCCATCGACGGGGGGAGGAAGTTCGTGGATGGGAAACCACTGCTGGGCCCGGGCAAGACCGTTCGGGGGTTCTGCTGGGGTCTTCTCGTGGGGTTCTGCGTGGGACTGGTACAGGCCCTCCTCCATTCCCCTCTCGAAACCCACCTCACCCTCCTCTTCGGAAGTCCCCTGGAAACGGTGTTGGGGGGTCTCCTGCTCTCCCTCGGCGCCATGGTGGGGGACCTGGCGGGAAGTTTCTTCAAGAGGAGGGCCGGGGTGGAGAGGGGAGAACCCTTTCCCCTGCTAGACCAGCTGGACTTCGTGATCGGGGCCCTCCTCCTCTCCCTTCCGCTGGTCCTGTCACGCCTCACGTGGGAAATCCTAGCCGTCCTCTTCCTCCTCACTCCCCCCCTCCACCTCCTCACCAATTACGCCGGGTACAGGATGGGTCTCAAGAACAGACCCTACTGACATCCTTTTTAGGGGAAAGGAGAGGTAGGATGTGGAAGGGTTCCTCCATTTGAGTTGGGGGGAAGTCCAGCTCCTTTGTGAAAGACTTTCCAAGAAGATCGTTGAAGCGGGATACCGTCCAGACCTCATAGTGGCGGTGAGTAGAGGGGGCTTCCCGGTAGGCAGGATCCTTTGCGACCTGCTGGGAGTGGAGGAGCTGGCCTCAGTACAGGTGAAGTACTATAGGGGGCCCGGGGAAACGGGGAAGAAACCCGAACTCCTACATCCTCCCAACGTCAAGATGGAAGGGAGGAAGGTGCTGGTGGTGGACGACGTGGCGGACACAGGACATTCTTTGGCCTTCATCCGCGACCTCTTCTCGGGAAAGGGTGAGGCGGGGTTCAGGGTAGCCACCCTTCACTACAAGCCCTGGAGTATCTTCAAACCCGACTTCTACGTGGAAGAGGTGAGGGAATGGGTGGTCTATCCCTGGGAGGTGAGGGAAACCATTCTGAAGCTGGTCCAGAGGCTCAGGGGGGAAGGAAAGGGGGAAGGGGAGATAATCTCGATCCTGGAGGGATGGGGCTTCGAAAGGGGTGAAGTGGAGGAGGTAGTGAAGGGTATTTAACGGGGCACTGAACACTTCTCAGGGATGGGGAGGCTAACGGAAACTTGCGAACTCTGCGGGGGCACCACTTCCGAGCTCCGCCGCTGTCGCATCTGTGGCACGGCGGTATGCCTCAGGTGTTACTCCCCGGAAAGCGGGTTGTGCAAGAAATGCCTCTCCAAGGGATTGTGGGTGGAAAGGGAAGAAGAGGAGTGAGCCGAAGTGAGGGAGGAAACCCTAGAAGAGCTCGAAGAAGTGTTACGGGAGCTCAGGATGGAAATTCGGGATGGAACACCCATACTGGTGGAGGGGAGGAGGGATAGGGAGGCCCTTCTCTCCCTGGGTATCGAAGGGAGGATTGTACACCTGAACAGGAACGGGAGTTTGTTGGAACGGCTGGAGGGGTTGGGAGGATACGAGAGGGTGGTGGTGCTCACGGACTTCGACCGAGAGGGGGAGGAACTCGCTCTGAGATGTTCCAAATACCTCAGGTTAATGGGGGTGGAGCCCCTCCTCGAACCTAGGGAGAAACTGAAGAAACTGCTGAGGAAGGAAGTGAAGGATGTGGAGGGAATGGTCCATCTCCTCCGGTTCCTACGCGAAAAGGGATGAACCTTGCCCCCCCTCTGGCTCTTCCCCCTCCTCTCAGCCTTCCCCTTCTTCGAGGGCAGGTACGCCCTTCCCCTCGCCATCCTCTGGGGTCTCTCCCCCCTCACCGCCTACTTCCTCTGCACCCTTCCCAACCTAGCCGTCATCCCGGCCATCCTGCTTGCCCTGGAGAGGATGGTACCTCCCCTGAGGAGGAGGTGGGAATGGGTGGACAACTTCTTCAGGCTGATGGTCAGGAAA encodes the following:
- the thsB gene encoding thermosome subunit beta, with amino-acid sequence MAQLGGTPVLVLPEKAIRYLGRDAQHMNIMAARVIAEAIRTTLGPRGMDKMLVDSLGDITITNDGVTILKEMDVEHPAAKMMVEIAKTQEDEAGDGTTTAVVLAGELLKKAEELLDQDIHATVIASGYRKAAAKAQEVLQKIARPISKDDVETLKKIVATSISSKGSEIKGDKLVNLIVEAARQIAREENGKIKADRDKIKLEKKIGGSSSDSQLVKGIVLDKEVVHPGMPKRVKNAKIALIASAFEVEKTETDAKINITDPEQLKSFLDEERKMLADMVEQVKRVGANVVLCQKGIDDVAQHYLAKAGILAVRRVKESDMQKLAEATGGRVVMSLKDLSPSDLGSAELVEERKVAGEEMVFVEGCKDPKAVTILVRGGTEHVVDELERAVHDGVSVACVALEDGRILPGGGACEMELAKELRDYSKELGGREALAVNAFAEALEIIPRTLAENAGLDPIDILVKLRAEHEKPDGKYKGIEVVSGQIMDMMEKGVVEPLRVKLQAIKSASEAAEMILRIDDVIAAVKTEEKEKEGKEKKGESSPPSPEF
- a CDS encoding flavin reductase → MDLQALKKLSYGLYVLTSKDGEKLNGQIANTVFQVTSEPPQVVVSVNKKNLTHEFIKKSRIFAVSILSKETPLKFIGHFGFKSGREKDKFAEVRYKMGKTGAPLILDHALAHIEAEVVGEMDAGTHTLFVGKVVEAEVVREGEPMTYAHYQEVKGGTTPKTAPSYVEKPPEVKKMDKYRCSVCGYLYDPEKGDPEGGIPPGTPFEMLPEGWVCPVCGADKSLFRKVEV
- a CDS encoding FprA family A-type flavoprotein, which encodes MIPREIAPGVYAVGAVDWERRLFDGLIPLPQGTSYNSYLVRGKGGTVLLDTVDPSKREVLLENLRELEVKELNYVVVHHAEQDHSGSLPAVLEEYPEAKVLAHPKGKELLQLLLHVPGERVREVGDGEILSLGDKTLQFFHAPWVHWPDTMFTYLKEERILFTCDFLGSHLATSALQADEVEVYPAAKRYYAEIMMPFRSQVRKNLERVRELEVRLIAPSHGPLHFNPEFILRAYEDWSSDALKNEVVLPYLSMHGSVKRMVKHLTEALVRRGITVKPFDLTVTDVGELAMALVDATTLLVGCPTVLGGPHPVVLYAAQLVAALRPKLRFFGVVGSYGWGGRTLEVLSEVLSRTGAEALPPVMIKGYPSEKDLKALEELAELVASRHRGLGLEVSR
- a CDS encoding copper-translocating P-type ATPase, which codes for MTPLRGSHAHHGAGHAHHPGDFKRRLLVSVALTLPVLLLSEMIQEWAGFSLRIPLHEGVMLVLSGVIYFYGGWPFLKGLAEEVRGRRPGMMTLVGTALSVAFFYSSLTLLRGGEDFFWELATLVDLMLLGHWMEAKSLLGASRALEKLAKLMPVQAHLLVGEEIREVAVSELKKGDLVLVRPGEKVPSDGRVVDGLSSVNEALLTGESRPVPKRPGDRVIGGSLNLEGALKVEIEKTGEESYVGRVMEMVRRAQESKSRTQELADRAAALLFYVALGVALLSSLYWYLSGRPSFAFERAVTVMVVACPHALGLAIPLVVSLSTSLTARRGILVRERRAFENLRKVGVVVFDKTGTLTSGTLEVSDYLSLLPEGELLSLTAGVEKNSEHPIAKALVEFAERKGVKVPEAEDFQALPGRGARARVLEKEVWVGGATLLRERGVEPPEEKEEWRGKTVVHVVVEGKPAGSFALSDRVREESKEAVERLKEKGMKVMMITGDGEEAAREVARELGIEEYRAQASPEEKAAWIEELRKRGETVAMVGDGVNDAPALVAADVGIAIGAGTDVAVESADLVLVRNDPRDVAYLMEFSQRSYSKMVQNLWWAAGYNALTIPLASGMFQGWGLTLSPAVGALLMSLSTIVVALNTQTLRRYEQEGVEETFVDPVCGMEVEPSSAAGKVEYKGRMFYFCSKRCEETFRKDPEKYAKGG
- a CDS encoding CDP-2,3-bis-(O-geranylgeranyl)-sn-glycerol synthase, whose protein sequence is MTVLGTFLSSVWFILPAYAANMTPVVAGGGRPIDGGRKFVDGKPLLGPGKTVRGFCWGLLVGFCVGLVQALLHSPLETHLTLLFGSPLETVLGGLLLSLGAMVGDLAGSFFKRRAGVERGEPFPLLDQLDFVIGALLLSLPLVLSRLTWEILAVLFLLTPPLHLLTNYAGYRMGLKNRPY
- a CDS encoding phosphoribosyltransferase, whose amino-acid sequence is MEGFLHLSWGEVQLLCERLSKKIVEAGYRPDLIVAVSRGGFPVGRILCDLLGVEELASVQVKYYRGPGETGKKPELLHPPNVKMEGRKVLVVDDVADTGHSLAFIRDLFSGKGEAGFRVATLHYKPWSIFKPDFYVEEVREWVVYPWEVRETILKLVQRLRGEGKGEGEIISILEGWGFERGEVEEVVKGI
- a CDS encoding small multi-drug export protein; amino-acid sequence: MPPLWLFPLLSAFPFFEGRYALPLAILWGLSPLTAYFLCTLPNLAVIPAILLALERMVPPLRRRWEWVDNFFRLMVRKKLRKKHFLALFTFVSLPLPGTGAYTGTILAFMLGMRGWKPALTVALGVLTANALTALPATGLSLWL